In Prionailurus bengalensis isolate Pbe53 chromosome D4, Fcat_Pben_1.1_paternal_pri, whole genome shotgun sequence, the DNA window CCTCTGACCTGCTCCTCACCTCTGCACTCCTCGCCTCCAGCTTAGCGAGTTCGGTCCAGCTCCCCATTCAGACTCCCTTCCTGCAGCCCATTCCTCTTCTATAGCCCCGTTCCCCCATCCGGGACCACCCCACATCCGGTCCACGAGGAAGGCTCGCAGCTGCCTTCCAGACATACCTGAGTCCTCCCCTctcaccacccccgccccaccatcTGGTCCAGTATCTCTTGCTGGGTCAAGTTCAGTGGCCTCCTGACCCATCTCCCCGCCTCAGCTCCGGCCCCGTATGATCTATTCCCAACCCAGACGCCAACCTGTAAGTcaggtcaccccccccccccctcccgtccCGGAACTTCTACAGGCCCCTTTGTCACTCAGAGTCACAGCCAAACCCTTCCTTGCCAAGAACTTCGGGAGATAAcctgctcttcccccacctcaGTGCCGTTCCCTGAACATCCCCGCCTCTGGGCCTTcacactggctgttccctctgcctttgATACTCCCTGCTGCCATATCTGCACAGCTCCTCCTTCACTGCTGTCAGATCTCTGCTCAGCGCGCAGACTGACTCCCAGGAATTCCtagccccttccctctgccctatCACCACCCAGCATATCATAGGTGTTCATTATGTctcctccactagaatgtaaatcCGGGGGACAGGGATATGTTTCTCTTGTGTTCCTTGCTATAGTCTCAGTATCTGGCACGCAGACACTCTCCTTCTCTAGACGGTGAAGACTAAAAAGGTAGGGATATGGTTGcattcaccaccaccaccggAGTACTCAAGCCACCATTAGTGTTCAACAAACACTGAATGagtggatgtgtggatggatggatggatggatagagggagggagagaaggagggagggtgggaaggagggatgcATAGGTGAATGGggaggtggatgggtgggtggatggagggagggagagaaggatggatcagtggatgggtggatgggagggTGAAGGGATAGATGGATAAGTGGGTGGATGGggaggtggatgggtgggtggatggagggagggagggagagagggatggatggatggatgagtaggtagaagggtagagggatgggtagatgggtgaaggggtaggtggagggagggagggatggatggatggatggatggacggacgagtaggtgaatggatagatggatgggtgggtggatggagggagggagagagggatggatggatggatggatggataggtagatgggtagaggggtgggagggtgggtggatgggagggTGAAGGGATAGATGGacaagtgggtgggtgggtaagtggagggagggagggagggagggaaggaaggatggatggatggataggtagatgggTAGAGGGGTGGGTAGATGGGTGAAGGGGtaggtggagggagggatggatggtggatggatggatggatggatgagtaggtgaatggatagatggatgggtgggtggatggagggagggagagagggatggatggatggatggatgggtagatggtagaggggtgggtagatgggtgaaggggtaggtggagggagggatggatggtggatggatggatggatgagtaggtgaatggatagatgggtgggtggatggagggagggagagagggatggatggatggatggatggataggtaggtgagtagaggggtgggtgggtgggcggaTGGGAGGATGGAAGGATAGAGGGacaggtaggtgggtgggtgggtggatatgTGGATAGGTAGACGGGGGGATggatcaaggtgttgacaggcaGGTGTTGTCTCGGGCCTGACTCTGCAAGAGGAGGCAGGTCTGTCCACCTGGAGCCCGGAGTCCTTTAGGAGCGCTTGAGATTCTGAGGTTGCAGATCCTGACTGGCCCCTCACGGACTCCCCAGGCTCCAGAGGATTTGCAATGCTTATTCCCAGCAGCAAGGAGAAAGTGCTCCAGGATGCCATACCGATGCACATTGTGAGTACTCGCGCCTTTTGAGCCAGTGCTTCTGCTGCTGAGAATCTCTGCAACAGGGATGCTAGCAACTGGTGTGCAGAGATGGGTATGGGTGCCGAGAGGGTGACGGCGGACCAGCCTGCTCGACCCTCAGTGGAGCATGGCCCACCACACCGTGCTCGGTGGCCAGGACAAGAGTCAAAGAGGATGCATCCATGTGCTGAGAAAGGAACATGTGGAGTTGAGTTGCTAAGTGACAAGGAACAATCATATAAAACGAGCTGTGTGTGATATGGGTAAACACAcgctccgtgtgtgtgtgtgtgtgtgtgtgtgtgtgtgtgtgtggtgtccaTGTGTACGAGTGCATAGGAAAGAGGCTGGGCTCACACTCACCCACCTCCTAAACACAGTCCCCACTGGGCACACAGTGGAATTGGAAGGGAAATTTCCTGGTTAGTCTGTATACTTTATCAACTTTTCTGTTAACGGTTGTCCTGTTGTACATTTCAGCACTTGATCCGAACATACATTTTTCTGGCTTCTGATGGCTCGATGGCAGTCGGGTTGGGTGGGAAGGTAGGTGGGTGGGTTAGTGGCGAGTTCACCCAGGGCGGTGGGTGTGGGATCCGTAACCAAGCTCTGACCAAACCAACCTCGAAAGCCTCACCCTGGCATTCAAGGCTCACTTCCACCCAACTTTTGAGCACAGTCTCCCAGTATTCCCAAACACGTATAGCACGGGGTCAGCAAAGTACTCGGCCCGTCACTTGTTTTTGTATAGCCTGTGGGCTAAGAatgcttttcacatttttaagtgGCTGGGGaataatcaaaagaagaataatattttatgacACAAGAAAATTATGTGACATCCACATTTCATTGTCGAcaaagttttgttggaacacagccacacttaCTCATTTATATGTCATGTATGGCTGCTTCTGAGCTCTGGCAGTGGAGCTGAGAAAATACAACAGAGACTGTCTGGCCTGCAAAACcccaaatatttactctctggccctttgcagagAAGGTTTGCTGATGCCTGATATCTTCTGTCCCAAGCAAATCAGTCAGCTGTGTGGCCCCACTACTTGGCTTTTGTTCTTGGATCCATGTGCCCtgtacgttctctctctctgccacctccccgTGTCTTCCCGCTGGAAAACTAGCCATCCTGAAAGATCGTTTCAAACCCGCCTGTGACGAGGATCTGCTGATCCCCCCTTCTGGCTGACGCCCAGGTAGGTCTCTCTACCCTCCCACCCCTAGGGGCTCCTCACGGACAGGGACTGATTCATTCCTGGGTCTCCAGCGCTTGACATAGTCTCTGGTTAAAGTTTGCTGAATTGCACGGACTGCTGTCATTGCTGTGTGGGTAAAATGCTTCCAGgcttcttgggttttttttccctgactCACCACAAAACCTGAAAACTAGCCAGGAAGCAtggggttgggagtggggggtgAGGGTCAGGTGGAGTGCAGAGAGCTGAGCTcatggccgggggggggggggtggttctgaTGATCCTAGGGGCTTCCCCCAGGGCAGAATCACTGCACGTGACCATGGAGGGCAAAGTAGGACCAGGAGGACACAGCATGATTCCGCTGAGTGGGGACCTCACTTTGGAGTCAGTTGGAGTCAGCCTGGTGGAGAGTGAGTTCCCCATGCTGGGAGGTAAGCAAGCCGAGGTTGGATCAAGAATATTATGGAGGAGACTCCTGTCCTCTCGGGACGCTGTACTGGATGAGCCTCCGACCTGGGGCTCTTGGGGGCCTGGGGTTCTCTCAGGGCAATGACCAGGCGCTTTGGTGCCAGGCACGATCTGGGGGTTTGGGGAGAAGAGAGCACTATCCTTGCTGGCCGCTGAAGAACCCCCTCGTTTTCTGCCCCCCCGTGTCTCACCCTGCTGCCCGCCGGCCGTGTGTGCCAGCATCTCCAGGGCTTCCCGGACGGAACCTGAGGCCTGAGGCAGGGCCCTGGGACCCAGCAGCCGGGAGCCCCACAGTTCTCCATGGAGCCCCACAGTTCGTCACAAAATCAATGACTTCACGGAGCTTCGGGGACTCTGGCCACCGTCCCCCGTGCTCTCCGCCCTGGAAACCCCCAACTCCAGGCATGTGTTTAGAGCTTGCCTTCTTCCGGAAAAGGTTTGAGGTTCTTTAATGATAATTCGGCCTCACATTTGTGCagcatgaaaaacccacagtgcaCTGTGGTCGAGAGTCCGGCCTCAGAGCCTGCCGTGACCACCgggggcaagttgcttaaccttcCCAACAGGGCCACAAAGGACTCAGGTTTCTAATCCGGCTCCAGATTTGGGGCCTTGCTGCTACCACTTCTTGGCTGCGTGAGCTTGGTGAACATTTTGGGCTCCCCCCAGGACGTGCTCAGGGTTCTCTAAGAGCACACGGAAACTCACAAGGGCCCTGTGGACACAGGGAGCTGCCGTCATCAGGAAGAGACCAGCCCCTCCTCGCCCTGTGGAGCTGATGACAGGGCCAGCCTGTAATGCGCCCTCCTCCCTGCTGGCTGCCTCATGACTTGTGAAAAGATGCCAGCCCTCAGTTTTGGGGCCTTTAAATGAGCCACAAAAGCAGAACCACCCCTTTCCTTAAGCACAGGAGATGGTCAAGGGCGGTTGCTTGGACGTAATGTGAAGCCACCAAAGGCTGGCCCTGCCCCATCTCCGagcctccctgccacccccacccagtCACACCCCAGGAGGCACCACTTGGGTGCTACAGGGGGGCCGTTGGGGCCTTCCTACTGGGCAGACACGCCCTCAAGCCTCAGTTCTGCCACTGCTCTGCGACGTGGTGTCGCCTCTCAGtgttcccatctgtgaaatgggactcAGAAAACCTTTCTTGGGAAGTTGATGAGGGAGATGCATGGAGAATGCCAGGCTCAAAGTacgtgcccctccccccacccccccccccccccagtagaaAACCCTCTGTTTTCCCTCCTGGTGCCCAGCCTTTTAAGGAGAAGGGAGGACCAGTCCAACCAGATAAGCATTAAGATACTGGGAGATACACACGTcgggagacacaggctctggtCCTCGGTGAGAGCTCCCTGATCGTTCGCTCCTAAATCAAGACAGGAGGCAGTGGCGAAAAATAACAATTATAGCTAATGCTTAGttcttccacaaatatttcattCCGTGCATAGTTATTAGGGGTCCACTGCACTGGGCACTGTTCCAGGTGCTGGGGGTACGGCATGGAGGTTGCACGGAAGCCAGGGCAgaagacaatacataaataaatatataatataatgtcacACGGTATGCTAAGGGCCAGGAAGAAAACTcaggtgtgggggagggcaggggtgcatatagagtgaggaggagggggcggggcaggataTCTTAGAGAAGGCGGTCAGGGAGTCGGCATTTGACCAGAGACCTTAATAAAGAAGGGGTGAGGCTCTAGGGGAACCTCGGTCTGGGCAGAGGAAATGGCCTAGGTCTAGGCCTCCTGGTGACACAGCCATAGAGGTCTCTTACAAAAGGCAGTCCAGTGGGgctgtgggggaaggagagagggagggaggggtctgggaggagggaggggaacaggagagggggaaggaggggagaaagcggagggagagaggagaggaggagggaagagggttgTAAGTTCCATCTGCATTAACTCGGTTCTCCTGCCAGCCCTCTGGGGACCTGGGACCGTCCTTATGCTAcaattacagatgaggaaacaaaagcacTGAGAAGCGGAGTCACTTGCTGGTAAATGGGGAGCTGGGATCTGGACCTGCTCAGCTTAGCTGTCCTCGCCCGAGAAACCCAGCCAGGATGCTCCAGGACGGACCTCCAGGCTCCAGGAGGCCACCCCTGGCCTCCATCTGTTTGTGTTCTAGAAACGGGCTATTCTGGGTCAGCTCGGAGACCCGGGAGGAGCTGGACGCTGTGGGCTCCCCACGGGCTCCATTTAGGCTTTGACAGCAGGATTCAGCTAGAAAATCAGAACGCAGGACAGAAAAGAACTTGAAAGCCCTCCTGGCCCAGAATGTTGGGTAGGCCTTGCAGTCGTGTTGCCTGCCCTTACCCCTTGCATCTGCCTTGGCGAACTCCTCTTCATCCCTCACCGTCCAGTTGGGCTGGCCCCTCCTCTGCAAAGGCTTTCCTGATTCTGCTGACCAGATGGCTCCTTGTACGTACACTCTTCCAGCTTTCAGATCCCTGGGTTTCAATTCTTCTTGTAGGCTTCTGGCTCCCCGGCTCAGTCCAGCCTAGGGTGTGgccggggcagagagagtgaacgGGGCAGATATAGGATCATCCCCATGCCAGCCTGCTGGCCTCACCCTCCCCAGCAGGGAAGGCAATGAACAAGCTGACCACCAGGTGCCCAGCGTCAGGCTCCCCCTCCTCCGGCCCCTGCTTGGTGACGTCCCTGCTCGGAGCCAGGACTTGGGGCCAGCTGCCATCAGCGACTACTTAGTTCCCTTTCGCTACACAGAGCGACAGGTCACGTCTGGAGCCAGGGGGTTCCCGCTGCCGCTGGAGCCGGGCCTCACAAGGGGGCTGGTGCACTGGGCTGTGTCCGGAGCCCTAGCTCCCGGGTCTAGACCCACTGGCCCCACTGCCCCGCCCAGCTCCACCCAGGGCCTCTGGGACATCTCCATGTGTCTGTGTCGATTTCCCACCACACAGTTCCACATCTCCATCCTCAAACCCTCTCCTCCCGGGCCTCCTCCCGGCTCCCTGAACAATCCGCAAGTCTCAGAGTCCTCCTGGACTGTCTCTTGTCCCTTCCTCTGTGTCTGATTGTCCAGCAGCACCCAGGGCCCTACACGTATCCTGAGTGCATCTGTCCTTCTTCgtcccctctgtctccctgcaTCCACTCTGGCCCTCCTTGGGCCACTTTGCTCGCAGCAGCCTTTCATGTCACTGTCCCGCTTCAGCCCGCTGTGGCTCCCACGCTCCCCTGGCCACAAGGCCCTCCATGAAGTGGCCTCTGTAGCCTTTCTCTTGCCTCGGACTCTTCCCCTGACTGTCCACCCAGACCCAGACACGCTGGCCGTTGCTCTGCCCCTTCAGCTTGCCACGATCACTCCCGCCTCAGGGTCTTTTCAGTAGCTTTGCCCCCTGCTAGTTGCTTTCCCCCCACTAACATGCCGGTCAGGTCCCTGCTCAGAGGTCACCCCCTCAGAGGTGTCTCCCCGACCACCTGGCTGCATGCCTTGCAGCGCTCTGTCCTGCTCTGTCACGTGGCCTTGCTTAGCTCTCTGATGAGCACTCCTCTCTGACACTGTATGTATCTCCCCCGGCTGCAAGAGCAGGGACGAGGCCACCCCAGCCCCCGACATAGAGCCGGGCACGCAATCGGCACCCCAGAACTGTGGGCGGACTGAGTCAAAGAACCAGATGGAGTTCGAGTGCCCTCTGTCGCCACTCTAGGAGTGCCCAAATGCTGGCACTTTTTGACCTGGACATTTCACATCTGGGGTTTTACCCTAGGGAGGTCGTGAGACAGACGTGCACAGAGCATGTTCTAGATACTCCTCCCAGTGTTGTCTGTCACATCCTGAATGACCGGCGACAACCTAGGTGTCCATCAGGAGGGCAGTGGCTCAAAGCAGGCAAATGGGGTCCAAACAGGAGGAGACGGATCCGTTTGCATTGTTGTGTCCCCACGGGAAGGACATGGAGCCCCGTGCCCGTAACACGTTTGCTGTAAAGGAATCCCTGAGCTCAGAGCTCTGGTTACACCAAAACATATCTGATTCatcaaaacagagaaatggaTTGGAAAGGTGGGAGCCGCCCGTCTAACCCAACTCTGATCCTGACCCATGAGAAAGCACGTGCCAGGGAGGGAAGTGCCTGCCGCTGCCTGGGGAGGGCCCGGCCTCCCTGTAATTAAGGCAGCGGGAGGTTGGAAGCCTGGATCATCGCTGGCAGCCAAGGTTGGAACGGAGGGGGCAAGGGTGACCCGGAGGCTGGGCCGTGACCACGTCAGCAGCCACTAGCTGGGCGACACAAGGCGGCTGCGAGGGGCCCGGGGGGTTAccttcctccctgccacccctGGCCCGGCCCCTCCCGCCAGCCTCCCAGCTTGTCTCCCTGTCCCCCGGCTCCTTCCTCTTGATGTCCCCTCTGCCTCAGCACCAGTGCCGTGTCTCCAACAAGCTGGTCATCAAGGCACATCTTCTCACGTTCTCACAGTGCTGTGGGGCAGaaagccttcccttccccccttccccccttccttccttccttccttccttccttccttccttcctacctttcttTCGTGTATGAGAACGTTCTCCTGCTCTAAGTGCAGAGCATTATGAAGACTGGGAAGGGGCAGCTGGCGGGACTACCCAGCATTCCTTGGAAAGGAGGCCGCTCTCTAGAATGCCTTCTGAGGCTGCCCGATGCCAGCTGAACGGAGCCGACGCTCCGAGGCTGTCATGACCTGTTCTCACTCCAGCCCCCACCAGCCCATCTCCCCGACATTCTCCCAGACTCGTCATTCCCATCGCAtgctgccttcctgcctccatcccctctgcctgggatgcccTCACCTTCCCCTGCTCAGCCCCTCTGTCCAGTTCACATGCCTCCTCAcccaggcagccttccctgaTTGGGCCAAAATGGCACACTTCTCCCACAAGCCTATGGCCTTGGTCTGTATTCTGGGTCTAACGCAGATCGAATGAATTACTCCCCCGGCCCCCCAGCACCAAGGCTGTAACCTCTCTGGGGTCCAGGCCTGCCCTGGAGGCCACCCAcagccttggacaagtcacttgcCCCGTCTGAGCTGCACCGTCCTGTAAAACAGGACAGCCAGAGTTTCTGCCAAAGGGTCACAGAGCGGTGTGTGAGACGATGCAGGTAAATGCCCAGAAGAGAGCTCCGCTCAGGTGGCTGCTCCGAGTGGGGTGCCCGGCGTTCCAGCTGGTCCTGCTGTGACAGGGGCCAGGGAGGCCTTTCTATAGGACAGCCTGGGATGTGTCACTCCCATGGACCATCCTCAGGGGCAGGCCTGAGAGCGTCCTTGTGAGGCCCTGCCTGACCCTCTCCCGACTCCCCCTGTCTGCCCTACCTCTCCTTCGGCCACTGCTGAAGTTCAACCACCCGGAACGCATGCGGGGGCACTAAACACCCCGCCCTTGAACCTCGGCTCAAGGTTTCTGCACAGGCTGCTCCCTCCACCTGGCATATGTTTCCCTCGTTCCCGCCTTCACCTGACCGATTCCTATCATCCTCAGACGCCCATTCCTCCGGGAAGCCTGCCCTGACTACCTCCCACAGGCAGGTGAGGCACCCCCATTGCATGTTTCTGCGGCACTTCCCCCACCACCGCTTTGCAATGCCCCGCTGACCCGTGAGCTCCGTGAGGTGAGGCCCTGCGCCTTGTTCCCCGCTGGAAACCCGGCTCCAGGCACGGTGTCTGGCGTGGAGTAGATGCTCAGGAAAAAGTTAATGACTaactgaatggatggatgagtcaATTCTGCACCCCCCACACTGCAGGAAATGTCTGTGGAACAGATTTGAGTGGGAGGTTCCAGCAGGGCCTGGGAGAAGCCCCTGGGGTTTGGGCGCTGTGCGGTGAACACAGGAGACCCACCATCCATCCCCGCCCACGGGTGGGtcagcctgcccccacccccccggccccgccacagaccctggcccccaccccccccaccccctccgagCCAGCTTCCAGATGCTAAGCCCCAGCTCAGCCTTACCTCTTAGCTTTTCCGTCTGCACAGCCGGGCCAGATCCCCGCAGCCAGCGTCGCCGGCAGCCAGGCCAATCTTCCCGGCGTCTTCCTATTTTAGACATCTCGCTGCCTCGGTCCCTTCTAATGTTTCCAGCCCGGCTGCGGGGGGAGGAAAAAGAGGTTACTGCTACTTTAAATGTACTGTATGAAGGCGAGGGCTGGAGAGGGGCCTGCTTGCAGGAATACCCAGTCATCTAGTTGGAAAAACCGCCAGATGGAATACAAAAGGAGAAACCCAGACGCTCATGGAGACAGCCTTGGTTCATAAATCAggtggggccaggggctgggggcccatTCGCCATGGAGCCCGATTCCCTCCTGGACCAAGACGACTCCTACGGTAAGAAGGCTCTGGCCCCTGCAAAGTGGCAGAGTTGGGGATTCAACAGAGCTGCTCGGCACTTTTCTCTGCTTGCTGCAGGAATCCGAGTTGATGGGGGGAGGCTGTCGGGTGGCTGGGCACTGTCTGCTCTtggggcctgggggtgggcaCGGGTGCCCGGGGTTCGGGGGGCACAGGGCTGGAGGGTTCCCCGGGGCGGAGCCACGGGCAGCCCCTCAGATCTGGACATTAGCAgggtcaggggagggagagggacttTGGGCTGCTTCTGTTGTGCTCTTGgctcagaaggaaaggaaggaagtttGCAGCCCCCCTGCCTGTCTGCCTCGCTCCTGTCCCCAAGCCTGCCGGGTGCTGTGGGGAATTTAATTAGTGAGATCCTGCAGATAAATATAGATGGACCAGGCATCAGGAACGCACCCTGTAATTAAAGCCAGGCTGAAAGCGCGCCCCGCTTTACAGGGCCCCAGGGGCCACCACCAGGGAGCTGCCTTTGCCCCTGCTGCAGCCTCCGGGTGCCCGGAAACCCTGGGCAGATTGTTGAGGGGCATTTGCCAGAGACGGGGGGCCCTTGCCGAGAGCCTAGGAGGACTTGTAGGAATGGCTTGGCCGGGACAGGTTCTGCAGGCTTGGAGCcccggtgcgggggggggggggggcacaggcaACTGAATCCCCTATTGCTCAGCCCGGCCAGGCTGCTGTACCCTTGCCTGGCATGCCAGTGTGCTTTGGCTGTCTCTGGGCAACGTGCACATgaggaaggcaggagggcaggggtgcctgagggACCGTGGCagggtgtggggcgggggggggggcggcacagCAGGTTTTAGGGTTCAGCTGGGAGAGGCCCTGTGGGCCTAGAGGGGGTGCAGTGGAGAAGTGGCCTCACCCCAGCTTGGATCAGCCTCTTAGGGTCCCGGGTCCCCCCGGGACCACAGTTCCTGCTGAGAAAACCGAGTTCTCCCTCTggaccccactcccacccccacccccaccccagctagGCCTGGCCTCCAACACACACTCAAGGCcaaatttccttcttcctgcAGGAGCTCAGCTCTTTCCAGGGAGAGGGGCCCTTGGCCATGTTCGGAGCTGCAATCCTCCGGGGAGCTTGGCAAGGCCCAGCCCCCTGGCACATTTGGGCAGTCAGGTGGCCAGTGGACGCATGCTGGGTGACCCCAGTGTgccaagctccgtgtcaggctcaggGGTTCGGAAATGAAGGGCTCAGGCTTAAGGAATAGTTTGTGCTTCGTGAACggagggaggaaagaggtgggggagggagggagggagggaagcagagaggccTCTGTCCTGGATGAGCTCCCAGCCTCGAATGGGAGACAGACGAATGATATGAGGCTGGGTTCAGTGATGAGCGCCCCAGGGAAGGTTGGGGGGCAGGCAGTCTGAGACACGTGACAGGCCTACCGGCCCCCAGAGGTGCTCACCTGAAGCTCGGGTACAGCGATGCCTGGATGTTACTCCACGGAGGGCACAGACCTTTCTCTGGGGGATCAACCCATGGCCAAGCAAGGCTCCAAATGCCCCAGGACTCCATCTCCCTACCTGGAACTCTTGGCCCCGACGTGCTGTTTTCCTGGGTTTGCAGCAGCAGCCTCCGGGCAGGGCAAGGCTGGTACCCTGGGAACGGAGACTGCTCGCCCCCTGCTTGAAGGTCCCCGTGCATAGTCAGCACGTGGTGTTCACCTGTTGTGGGAGCCTGTGGCCTTCTGAAGCTGGTCAGGCAGTAGGGCACCTAGGAGCcgagaagaagaggaaagggacagagggagcctTAGGAAGGGGTCAGGCAGGGACGGAGCAGAGCCCAGGCTCTCCTCGGGGGTGGCCCCAGGTCCAGCCCAGAGGGGTCTGGCTCCAGCATGCCTGGGAGGGCCAGAGCTGAAGGGCTCTCCTGCCGGAGACCTGGTCCCGCCAGACCAGGCCGGCAAAGGAAAAACTGTGGCCTCAGAGTCACTTCCTCTCTGAGCCCTGCTTCTATGCCCATTCATTTAACAGAAGCCACTTTCAGGTCCTGTACTAAGTTTGGGGGTTGGAAAGATAAGTCATACCTTGTCTCTGCCTTCGTGACGTTTCCAGGCTAgtctgggagagaggaaagtaCTCTGATGGGGGAGGCCAGGGCACTGTGGAACCCCTAACCCTACACAAGGAGTcgagggaggcttcctggagaagataACTCCTCCACCGAAGAAGTTGATGACTCTCTCCTTCGTGAAATCTTTCTTCACCTGGCTCCTGGGATAGACCACTCTCCTGATTTTCTCCCTCCTATTTCTCAGTCTCTTCTTCTGGCTCCTTTTCTTGGACGCTTCCTTATTGCTGCTGCCCACATGGTCCCTTGACCAAGGTCTTCTGCTTCTGCCTCCCTGCGAGGTCtgactctttctccctcactcactcactcttggACTGATCTGAACTTCCTCGCACTCACCAATTAGTTAgcagccccagggcctttgcacatgctgtttcctttgcctggaacactcttcctgTCATTCTTCACTAAGCTaactcctcctcctgctcctgttCCCAGACTCAACTGAAAAGTCACCTCCCCAGAGATGCTTTCCCTAGACCATGTTCCCCCAACCCATCCAATGACCTCTCACtcttagtttctcttttcctttataggGCCTGTTTCTATTTGTACTGTACATtattatgtgtgcatgtgtgtgtgcttaaaCTCTACGTGTCCCCCGGTCCCTAAGTTCTCAGCTGTTATCCCCAGAGCATAGCTCTCTGTCTGTTGTGTAGAAAGCATCCAGCCAgtacttgttgaatgagtgagtgaacaaATTCAGTCGGCCCAGGCCAAGAGGTGaggaaaggcattccaggcagatggacagcaggtgcaaaggcatGGAGGCTGGAGAAACTTCTGAGGTTTCTGCCACATTTCCAGTGAGGGTGGTGCTTTGGGTCAAGGTTGACAAGCTGAGCTCCTTGGAGGACTCAGGAACTTCAGTGGGTTGGAAGGGGAGCAGCTGGAAGGGGAGCTGTGGGCCCCCCTCCATGCTTCAAGCCAAGCAAGAGTCTCTTCCACCTGGTGGATATCCCAAGCTTTGATTCCATTCACCCGGTGCTCAAGGGCTAAAAGGAGTTTGGCCTTATCCCCTACCACTGACATGAATGTTCTGGAGTCTGGGGCCATATTGAGGGTGTCTTAGCAGACAGGGCTGAGCAGCGCCCTAGCGGGTGGTCCTGAGGTGAGAGACCCTTCGAGCAAGGCCAG includes these proteins:
- the LOC122474683 gene encoding uncharacterized protein LOC122474683 isoform X3; translated protein: MTGYSCKQAPLQPSPSYSTFKVAVTSFSSPRSRAGNIRRDRGSEMSKIGRRREDWPGCRRRWLRGSGPAVQTEKLRDISCSVGGAELTHPSIQLVINFFLSIYSTPDTVPGAGFPAGNKAQGLTSRSSRAGLSRGARSLQEELKPRDLKAGRVYVQGAIWSAESGKPLQRRGQPNWTVRDEEEFAKADARDPSLPLSFPHSPTGLPFVRDLYGCVTRRPRPRPFPLPRPRFP
- the LOC122474683 gene encoding uncharacterized protein LOC122474683 isoform X4, which encodes MTGYSCKQAPLQPSPSYSTFKVAVTSFSSPRSRAGNIRRDRGSEMSKIGRRREDWPGCRRRWLRGSGPAVQTEKLRDISCSVGGAELTHPSIQLVINFFLSIYSTPDTVPGAGFPAGNKAQGLTSRSSRAGLSRGARSLQEELKPRDLKAGRVYVQGAIWSAESGKPLQRRGQPNWTVRDEEEFAKADARA
- the LOC122474683 gene encoding uncharacterized protein LOC122474683 isoform X2 yields the protein MTGYSCKQAPLQPSPSYSTFKVAVTSFSSPRSRAGNIRRDRGSEMSKIGRRREDWPGCRRRWLRGSGPAVQTEKLRDISCSVGGAELTHPSIQLVINFFLSIYSTPDTVPGAGFPAGNKAQGLTSRSSRAGLSRGARSLQEELKPRDLKAGRVYVQGAIWSAESGKPLQRRGQPNWTVRDEEEFAKADARAESCCQSLNGARGEPTASSSSRVSELTQNSPFLEHKQMEARGGLLEPGGPSWSILAGFLGRGQLS
- the LOC122474683 gene encoding uncharacterized protein LOC122474683 isoform X1 — encoded protein: MTGYSCKQAPLQPSPSYSTFKVAVTSFSSPRSRAGNIRRDRGSEMSKIGRRREDWPGCRRRWLRGSGPAVQTEKLRDISCSVGGAELTHPSIQLVINFFLSIYSTPDTVPGAGFPAGNKAQGLTSRSSRAGLSRGARSLQEELKPRDLKAGRVYVQGAIWSAESGKPLQRRGQPNWTVRDEEEFAKADARGKGRQHDCKAYPTFWARRAFKFFSVLRSDFLAESCCQSLNGARGEPTASSSSRVSELTQNSPFLEHKQMEARGGLLEPGGPSWSILAGFLGRGQLS